The Bicyclus anynana chromosome 9, ilBicAnyn1.1, whole genome shotgun sequence DNA window aGCCTTTTTTGTATATTGCTAAAATTTTTTTGAGCATGAAATTGCTTGAAAAtgagttttaattaattcagaCTGACATTGTAAATGTTAaagtatatttgttattttaaacataaactgCTAAATTaattctggctggtgggtggtttcggccttggctaggtaccaccctcccagcaaagacgtaccgccaagcgatttagcgttccggtacgatgtcgtgtagaaaccaaaaggggtgtggattttcatcctactcctaacaagttagcccgcttccatcttagactgcatcatcacttaccatcaggtgagagaatttaaattggaatatatttgttaatttaataatattccaTTAGTTAGCCACATAAGTAACAAACGCATTCGCTtttgcatttacaatattagtaggtcCTGACATGTGTTATGTTGCTTTGTGACGAAATACAAACTAATCCATAACATTCCCATAAAAACAAAGTAGTACATATCTTCCTAAAAttggtataaaattaaaaatactcagTGTATTGAAGTAAAAGTTAGGCACACAGTATTCATATTTCATAAGCTTAAATGCATATTTAAAAGTCATCATGATATTTTACAGAGGGAATGCAATACAATTTGTTAAGAGGTTGAATAACAAAGGCAAAATATAATAAGCGGCTAAAGATTCTGTTTGTCGCTTGCACTGTATGTTGTCAAATAAATCAAAGAGAAGCTTGATTTGGTCTTCATAGCAAAGTATAAGCTTCTATAAATACTCTTTTGAGAAGTCAAAGTAGTAGAAAATctacatcatttttttttcattttatgtcattttgtctttaAGTTTCTATACATGCTTTTTGAGAAGTCAAGTCAGTAGTCAAAGTAGTCGtaattcaaaatctattttttaaagtcaaatgaaaaatttatcacgagttttttttattttatgtcattttatcTTAGACTTTgggcccaggaacaaaatattcataattttcaaaatcggttttaatTACGTCATAATATTATTCTCGTCAGAAGtaattttttacacattttaaaaataataattaaaaaagcaaatccaattaatattttcaacaatattgcaaaaaggtttaaaatttcatttcaagaATTTGTCAGATTAGATTTTCAGTCTTAATGTTATAAtggaattataaatattgacaTAAATTTacttacacaaataataatgttttgtgtaatcctgataataaacatttttgtaaactaaaagtaataagaacataaataataacaacCCTGTTTTTACAATAATCAGCAATGAAAGTGGTCACCTATTACACAAGGCTATCAGGGGTAACAAACTGTGGTGGtacatattatttgtgtaaCGTAAACTAAAACTCGTTTACCAGCTTCTATAGTGACAACTGTTTACATTTATGTACATTGTAAACAGGCAGCAGTCAATACAAGGTTTAAGCAGTCAGGGGTAACAAACTgtgataataaatactatttgtGGAGTGGGTAAACTAAAAATCGCCTTTACCGATAAAATACCATACAGAATTAGACACAATTTTATGACATCTCGGAATTTAGACGCGAGTGTCGCTTTCGCTATGCACAGGTAATAAAGTACGATAAAATTAAAACGCGTGGATGCCCTGCATGCGTCGCTACGTtcccgctgatacctaaaattttgcATTGCGCAACTACACGCACGATATCCCGAAACGTCACAAAGTGTGCATCGCACTGTATGTACTAACATTATATCCACGTACATGGCCTCCAGTCAATACTCAAGCTGTCAGGGGTAACAAAGCACGGTTTACACGCGCAGTATCTCGGTGTGGCGGTTGTAGCAGATGGCGATCCAGTCGGGCTGCGTGGCGCCCCACTGGATCTGGTTGACCTCGCCCTCGGCCGCCGTGTACGCCAGGATGGGGTCCTCGATGGCGCGCGGCATCTGCTGGATGTCCCAGATGAGCGCCTGGTGGTCGTCGCCCGCGGTGCAGATGTGGCACGAGCTGTGCGGCGCCCACGCGATGCCGTTGACGCAGGCGCGGTGGTTGTTGAGCCGCGCCACCGGCGTGCACGGCACGCGCACGTCGAGGATGATCACCTCGCACGCGTCCATCGCGATGGTGGCCAGGTAGTTGGGGTCCTGCTTGTTCCACGCCAGCCGCAGCAGCGGCGTGTGCTGCGGGTCCTGAGGAGACGAGCTCGTGTACATCATCAACATTACCGAAGTGGCGCAGGTCGAACATGCGCACGGAGCCGTCGGCGCCCACCGACGCGAACATGTCGCGCCCACCGCCCGCGCGGCTGAACGCGATGTCGCACACTCGCTGCACGCGACACTCACCTCGTAGATGATGGTGGAGTGCTCGAGGTGGCGCAGGTCGAACATGCGCACGGAGCCGTCGGCGCCCACCGACGCGAACATGtcgcgcccgccgcccgcgcggCTGAACGCGATGTCGTACACCTCCTGCAACCAAACCCATTCTTTGTAAACTGATTTCCAAAATGAATAGGCATGTATgcttttttagtaatattttgtgaaaaagCATCAACACAAATTGGTGCAGACTCCACCACACCCAATAACTAGGTGCAGAATCCGCCACACACCTATCAAAGACGAAAATGAAGCAGTTAACCTACAAGTACTACCTACTTACCTTTCTTTCTGAGTAGACAACCAAGACTAATCAagaattaagtataaataacaataagagTTTCAGAAGTAGAAGTTTTTCTTCAAATAcacttgacttggggagtaactAGTAAGCTAGTGAAAGGTGTTAAGTACGAAAAGAATCGAGGCGAATAAGTTGAGAGGAAAAGCTAAGGAAGTTCTACTTCAGTTGTCTAAAGCACACTCGTTTGTTTTTTGCGATTCAAGGTCGAAAGGTAAGGTTAAGTGCACTGACCTTGTCATGTGCAATGAGCTGAGTCTTGACATGGCCTGTGACCTCGTTGACGCGGCCCAGCATCTGGCCGGTCTCCAGCCCCCAGATGGTGCAGGTGGTGTCGATGCTGCTGGTGCCAATCAGGTTGGGGTCCACCTCGTTCCAGTCGAAGGATGTGAGCGGTGCACAGAAGTC harbors:
- the LOC112054275 gene encoding DDB1- and CUL4-associated factor 7, whose amino-acid sequence is MSMPHSSSSTSSSTKRKEIYKYQAPWPLYSMNWSVRPDKRFRLALGSFVEEYNNKVQIISLDEETSEFSAKSTFDHPYPTTKIMWIPDSKGVYPDLLATSGDYLRIWRAGEPYTLFECVLNNNKNSDFCAPLTSFDWNEVDPNLIGTSSIDTTCTIWGLETGQMLGRVNEVTGHVKTQLIAHDKEVYDIAFSRAGGGRDMFASVGADGSVRMFDLRHLEHSTIIYEDPQHTPLLRLAWNKQDPNYLATIAMDACEVIILDVRVPCTPVARLNNHRACVNGIAWAPHSSCHICTAGDDHQALIWDIQQMPRAIEDPILAYTAAEGEVNQIQWGATQPDWIAICYNRHTEILRV